Genomic DNA from Candidatus Manganitrophaceae bacterium:
ACGCGCCATTGAAGACGGGAGAGGAAGTTCGCATCGACGCGAGCCACCGTGTGGCGGTCGAAAAGGTGAACAATGCCCAGCGGCGCGAATATTTCCTCGATGAGACACCGAAAGTCGGCTGGGAGGAGATCGGCGGTCAGAAAGAGGCGATCGACGCGATCCGCGATACCCTAGAGCACCCGCTTCTTTATCCCGATCTCTACAAAAAATATAACTTTTCTCAGCCGAAAGGCTTCCTCCTCTATGGTCCCCCCGGCTGCGGCAAAACATTAATCGGCAAGGCAACGGCGTATAGCCTGGTGCAGAAGCTGAAGGCACAGGGAAATCCGCAGGTCGAAGAGTTCTTTCTCCACGTGAAGGGGCCGGAGATTCTCAACATGTGGCTCGGCGAGTCGGAGCGGATGGTCCGGGAGCTCTTCTCCCGCGCCCGCGAAAAACGGGGCGCCGGCTTTCTCCCCTTCATCTTCATCGATGAGGCCGAATCGATCCTCGGGACGCGCCGATCGAGCCGCTCCCACAACATTTTAAGCACCCTCGTCCCGATGTTCTGCGCCGAGATGGACGGAATCGAATCACTCAAAGAGATGGTGATCATCCTCGCTTCCAATCGGCCCGACCTGATCGACCCGGCGGTCCTTCGGCCCGGACGAATCGATCGGAAGATTAAAATCAACCGGCCCGACCGGGTTGGGACCGAGGAGATCTTCGGTATTTACTTGACCCCGGAGACCCCCCTCTCCCCGGCGCTCCTGGCGGCGCATGGAGCCGATCCGGCCGCCGCCCGGCGGTCCTTGATCACCGCCGCCGTCGACGCGATCTTTACAAAAAGCCCGGCGCAGCAATTTATGGAGCTTCAGCTCCGAAGCAGCCGCCGCCAGATCCTCTACCGATCCGACTTCATCAGCGGGGCGCTGATTTCCTCGATTGTACAGCGGGCGAAGGAGAAAGCGATCAAGCGAACGATCGCCGGGGGGGAGGAAGGGGTCCGACTCGACGATCTCCTCACCGCGGTCGAGACCGAGTTCCGGGAGGGAGAGATTCTCCCGCCCAACGACATCCTCGAAGATTGGCTGAAGTTGATCGACGCCGACCCCGAAAACGTGGTCGGACTCTCGCTGCTTGATAAAAAAGAGCGTCCGCGATCGGAAAAAAGAGTGATCTGATCCCCCCACACTGGGGACCAGAAGGCGATTATTCCTGCGAATGGACCGGAGCGGATGATTAAGCTTTTCGGAATTGAAACGGAATATGGGATTACCCGGGAAGATCTCGACCAGGTCGATCCGGTCGTCGAGTCGATGGAGCTGGTCCGGGCCTATCTCAACCGGCCGTTCCGCGCCGGCTGGGATTACAGCGCCGAAGATCCGCGGCAAGATGCCCGCGGTTTTCGCGCAGACCATCTGGCGCAAGACGAAGAAGAGACCGCCTTCGAAAAACTCGATCGCCACCGCCCTTTTTCGTTTCATGAGATGAAGAGCGATCTTGCCTTGACCAACGGCGCCCGTTTCTACAACGATCATACCCATCCCGAATATTCCACCCCTGAATGCCGCTCGTTACGGGACCTGATCATTCATGACAAAGCCGGCGAGCGGATCGTCCAGCAGTGCGCCGACCGGCGGAACGCCGCCCTCGGAAACCCCGTGGTTCAAGTCTACAAAAACAATACCGATTTCTACGGCCACAGCTACGGCTGCCACGACAACTACCTCCTCCCCCGGTCGATTCCGTTTGATCGGATCCTTCGCTCTCTGACCCCGTTCCTGGTGACCCGCCAGATCTTCGCCGGCGCAGGAAAGGTCGGAATCGAAAGTCCGGAGGGATACCGATCCGGTGTTTACCAGCTCTCGCAACGGGCCGACTTCATCGAGGTCGAGATGTCGGTCGATACGATGGACCGCCGGCCGATCATCAAT
This window encodes:
- a CDS encoding AAA family ATPase, translated to MSITTQDDPRHSLLYALRGKILEGDLSLQQVQQEIQKLNQVVEKVTAPANRIGTLLSLPAPDLAHIVVGGADYYTNLDPRLTPEELPVGTQVLVNEAFVVLRAIGYDRNGSIQKITDVLPDGRLRVGQDLGAQSSLVIRSAQLADAPLKTGEEVRIDASHRVAVEKVNNAQRREYFLDETPKVGWEEIGGQKEAIDAIRDTLEHPLLYPDLYKKYNFSQPKGFLLYGPPGCGKTLIGKATAYSLVQKLKAQGNPQVEEFFLHVKGPEILNMWLGESERMVRELFSRAREKRGAGFLPFIFIDEAESILGTRRSSRSHNILSTLVPMFCAEMDGIESLKEMVIILASNRPDLIDPAVLRPGRIDRKIKINRPDRVGTEEIFGIYLTPETPLSPALLAAHGADPAAARRSLITAAVDAIFTKSPAQQFMELQLRSSRRQILYRSDFISGALISSIVQRAKEKAIKRTIAGGEEGVRLDDLLTAVETEFREGEILPPNDILEDWLKLIDADPENVVGLSLLDKKERPRSEKRVI